The genomic segment AGCtaaagaactctaaatgatgcGATTCTTAAACCAGTGGAAAACTAAGagacagagctacaactttcatgcagatcactttgcccagttctgctttgaagatagagaaaattggGTCGAAAAATGGCTAGACGTACTGTGCCGGGAATGGAAAATTGTAAagattgataattgatttttgggacTTTTAGTATACTTTTAAacccaattaaaccctaggtcagcttaaggaactttaggttaagtttattagtataaataggatatgttaAACAACATGAGAGAGGAGAACCTTTGGGAGATTCAAGAAAttagaagttgaggctgaaacttggagatcaagacagcaaatattgttttgttttattccttagcttttatcgTTCTTGATACTTTCAATGgttcaattttatataatgttattttattttgcgattatgagtagctaaatttctttttctaggattgcaattgaactcatatgtaatctaagtttttaaatctcattcttaattattttcaatgggatttgaattatttattcaaatttgttctTACTGCTTTTAATTccttggccaccaattaaattgatttaggaacctaaacaaacttgggaaagggagtttagagtagactaaacttgggatagcatatgatcatattaattgatttacgTACAGGATAGGGATacacctataggccatatgtagccaaattagagcctgaacttaatgagtctgttttaatttcaattcacatagggatgtagtgttttgattaaaatagatatttttataagacgagtcgggagacccttataaataattgaggactctaggttagcaattcaacccattgaaataagttaagtaagagaggtaagatttagatgaagtgtgagggatattgtgatcctaggcttgtttgatttgatattttctcaagttattattttgattttttttattggttttaattttagttttaattaattattaaattttgattatttggataagattaaattgttctaattttagtacttagtaaagttttagatTAATTCCCTGTGGGATCAATACCctgcttgctaatatactatctattcgatatgtatacttgcatagtaggattttaactgacaagttTTTGGCGCTGTTGCCAGGGAATTGTTTCTAGACTTTTTACTAATACTAATACCAAGCAATTTGGTCTTacttcaaatattatttttcttgttttaattttagcttttgttttcttgcagatatctttggtcattgtatgcaaagaagagacaacttgaatcttgttccttttgatcctGAAATAGAAAGAACTTTTAGAAGACATCGAAGGGAGAATTTGCAAGTTACAGCGTTAAATCAGACAATGGCTAAGgataacaataataatggAAATAATGCCATTAATCTAGATCCCGAAGCAAATAGAGCATTGCGAGATTATGCAGTTCCTCTGTTGCAAGGTTTGCACCAAAGCATTAGGAGACCTTCCATCAAtgcaaataatttcaaaattaaaccaGCTTACATTTAGATGATTCGGTCTTCAGTCCAGTTTGGTGGATTACCCAGTGATGATCCTAATGCTCATTTAGTTAATTTCTTAGAGATTTGTGATACCTTTAAATATAATGGAGTAACTGATGATGCTATTAGGTTGAGACTGTTTCCATTCTTTCTGAGGGATAAAACAAAAAGCTAGCTTAATTCATTACCCAATGGGTCTATCACTACATGGGAGGACTTGGCTCAAAAGTTTCTCGCAAAGTTCTTTCCGCCTACAAAGACTGCAAAGTTGAGGAACGACATCACCTCATTCACACAATTTGATGGTGAGTCCTTGTATGAAGCTTGTGAGAGGTTTAAAGAACTACTGCGAAGATGTCCACATcatgaaattcttgattggTTGCAAGTTCAGACATTCTATAATGGGTTGGTTGAGTCAATTAAAACCACAATTCATGCTGCTGCTGGTGGGGCATTGATGAGTAAGAATGTTGTAGATGCTtataatttgttggaagagatggcttcaaataattatcaatggcctTCAAAAAGGTCGGGTTCGAGAAAAGCTGTTGGAGCCTATGAGATTGATGCAATTAGCAACTTAGCTACGCAAGTGGCTGCACTGTCCaagaaatttgacacattggGAGTTCATGCAATTCAAAATCCATTTGTAGTTTGTGAGATGTGTGGAGATGGCCATTCAAGTGATCAATGTTCATACAATTCTGCATCAGTCCAATTTATGGGGAACTTCAACAAGCAGCAGAATAACCCATACTCTAATACATACAATCCTGGTTGGAGAAACCACCCCAACTTTTCATGGAACAACAATGCAGGGCCTTCCAATTCAAACCCTAACATGCCTCCTAGTTTTCAACAACAATCTAGACCACCAATTCCTGAAAAGAAGTCCCAAGTGGAAGAACTTATCTTGCAATATATGTCCAAGACTGATGCCATAATTCAGAGTTATGGAGCCTCCttgagaaatcttgagacCCAAATGGGATAGCTTGCAAACTCCATCAATAGTAGACCCCAAGGTGTCTTACCAAGTGATACACAAGTCAATCCCAAAGGTAAGGAACATTGTAATGCAGTTACACTTAGGAGTGGAAAAGAAGTTGGAGGGgtgaatgaaaaattaattgaatctTCAAAGGAGCATCTAGATGATGACAAGGCAATTGTTGAGAAAGAAGTTAAAGTGGAAAAGACAGATAATGGGCAAGCAAAAAATCAAGGGAATTCTAAAGCAAATTACCCTCCACCACCATTCCCACAAAGGTTGAAAAAGCAAAGGCTTGATAAACAGTTTGAGAAATTCCTCAATGTCTTTAAAAAGCTCCACATAAACATCCCTTTTGCTGAAGCTTTGGAAAACATGCCAAGTTATGTCAAATTTCTGAAAGACATCTTAACTAAGAAGAGGAAACTGGAAGACTTTGAAACAGTGGCACTTACTGAGGAGTGCAGTGCAATAATTCAGAACAAGATTCCACCAAAACTTAAAGATCCAGGGAGTTTTTCTATACCTTGTACTATTAgtagatttaaatttactaaagCTTTATGTGATTTGGGTACAGGTGTTTCAATCATACCATTGTCAATTGTTGAAAAAATTGGACTTAAGGAGATACAACCTACCACAGTTTCTTTGCAATTAGCAGATAGAATAATCAGGTATCCTGTTGGGATTATTGAGGATATATTGGTTAAAGTTGGGCATCTTTACATTCCGATGGACTTAATTGTgcttgagatggaagaagatcAAGAAATTCCTTTAATCTTGGGACGACCATTCTTAGCTACTGCAGGCGCAATAATTGATGTGAGGGAAGGCAAGATAACTTTTAAAGTTGGAGAAGAGGTAGTTgagtttaatattttcaatgcaaataaACATCCTAGCTCTACAAATTGTTGTTATAGAGTAGAGCtaattgatgaaggaaaatgtGAACTTAATTCTCCACCTATAAGTGAGCAAACACCAATCTTTGAGTTTAAGCCACCACCTCCTCCTGTGAGAGTTGAGCAATCACCAACGGAGCATCCTCCACCACCATCTAATTGTCCTTTCGAGATTGGACAACAAGTAATGCTGCTTTCTAGATCATACTTCAAGCTTTTTCCATGGAAACGCAAAGAAAGATGGTGGGGTCTTTTCAAAGTAGTAAAAGCTTATCCTTGTGGAATAATTGAGATTTATAGTGAGGATACAGGAATAACCATGGTTAATGGGATGAGCCTTAGACCATATTCGGAGGATGAAGAACTGAAAAAGTGGGCACTatagtcaagctagtgactataaatgagcacttcttgggaggcaacccaagtttCTAAACTTTACTTATTTtagcttttcttttatttaatttttttttagaatctatctcttttgatttactaattttttttatgcttcCTTTTGCAGGtaaatagtataaaaaaaaaaggtcaaaGTCGTGGCCCTCAAATTGAGAGCCGCAACCCTAAAATATGCAAGGGACGATAGCTGAAACAGACAGTTTCAGCACCACGGCCCTCAAAAAGAGAGCTACAACATTGGACGAAGCAACAATTAGTCActgaaacagaatgtttcagTGCCGCGGCCCTCATTTGGAGCGCCGCGGTGCTGAATAAACAACGATTGGCAAAAAGGTTAAGAGCCGCGGTGTTCAAACCCTAAGCGTAAAGCTTcgagtgaaaaaaaaaattttgcgCGCTACAGCCCCTAACCCtttgaaaatcttttttttttttattttttattttttttcttttcctctattGTCACTCTTCTTCTACTTCAACTACCATCCCTACTCCCAATAATCCTCATCCTGCCAATCTCTTGCCTTCCTTTatcttctctttttcactccaaatttttacattttctttctacttggattttttttattttaattttaattttaatttttattttttgtttttgaaatccTGCACTCCTAAGACTTCCTCATGATTAATGATTAGAGTGTCGAAAATTGTGAAGATTAGTGCCAATTTCTTGTTACCCATATAATGGATTCATGAACTTTTCGTTTGCTGCATATCTAATTGATGAATGCTTTGTTGCTGAGAGTTGATGATGGGTGGTGGCCATACAGACTCCAGCTTCAGAGTAGGGGAGTATTcttatcctttttcttttattttcctttatcaCATTGACGACAATGTTCATTCTAAGTTTGGGGGAGTAGTTATAttttgcatgttttatttatattttgcatgTTTAGTtgtgttttcaaaaaaaaaattgagatagtTGCACCTCATTCATGATTTTCCTAATCTtaggatgatattttaattatcttttgattcttagcttttgggaagcatatagttatgatttaattttatgtgatattcttgtgttagctttattttagaatgtgacttccaataatttgagcactatactcttttacttagaatttttgtgtgatttagataaattttatgttgatgaaaaagtatagtgaagtcaagaattctagaatttgtttgattctctctcgagGTGAAATCTTAGATAACACTTAGGATAGGAAGTGATTTAGGCTATCTTTAGATCGTTTGAGCCTTTTTGAGCTTACCTTGTTATATTTAACCTTAGTCACcctttttgagcctaatttaccttttctttgtaattacATAGTTATATTAGCCTTGgcctatttatttaattccaccaatttgaacctttcaccctctaagtattttaatctttctaaGAAATGATTTGAGCTTGAGAATAAATTGAGGGAGAaggtgcaaaaaaaaaaattgatggctgttagcaaaattacccctagtttataattgtcaaaaataagtttgagggttaaaaaaaaaagaaaagaaataaagcgTGATGTACAAAGGAAAGTTTACTTCAAGTTTGGGGGTgccatataaaaaaaaatgagctcTTTATGTGTCCTAGATTGATTAAGTGCatagggtgaatttgagcctaaatatattctttatcataccttgaccctagccttacattacaagcttgataaagacctattgatccttgaataagtgttaatctacattagtggagagatagatgaaaagcaaacctaTGGAATCATAGTACTAATCTATGCTTAGAATTGGCATAAACTAATCCAAATTGCATCATATTCTTTGTAAGAGAgtattcacacacacacacggaagtccatttgaaaaataagttttcacttgaattgatgcatgaaTTTAAGGATTAACTGTATGTTACCTTAGGTTGGAATTGGAGTTAATTTCTGagaaaataattgagaaatcATGATTTGGTACTTCTATCTCTTGTTCaagaattttttatgtttatttttttgtaattttcttttactcaAGGGCTAgtaaaatcttaagtttgggggtgtgataattctattttatagaattattttattctaattttattcttaaataTCAGCTAAgtcttcaatttttaattataatttacttatttttagttgttttaataattaggttacttttaagttagttattttaattttatgttattcatgttaatttggttattatttattagtttttatatttcttttgtaggaataaaagtgattgggcttaattttggaaagtaaggtgtaGACAGACCTAGAATCTGCTTGCATATACTTTAGTATTTTCACCATATCTCGAGCTACAGAATTCcaaatgatgtgattcttaaaccagtggaaagctaagagacagagaTACAACTTTAGTGAAGATTACTTTGCCCATTTCTGctttgaagatagagaaaatcacGTCGGAAAATGGCTAGATGTACTGTGCCGGGAATGGAAAATTGTAAagattgataattgatttttgggctTTTTAGTatacttttaagcccaattaaaccctaggtcagcttaaggaactttaggttaagtttattagtataaataggatatgttaAACAATATTAGAGAGGAGAACCTTTAGGAGATTCAAGAaactagaagttgaggctgaaacttggagatcaagacaacaaatattgttttattttattccttagcttttatcaTTCTTGATACtctgaatggttgaattttatataatgttattttattttgcgattatgagtagctaaatttctttttctaggattgcaattgaactcacatgtagtctaagtttttaaatctctttcttaattattttcaatggaatttgaattgtttattccaatttgttcttaatgcttttaattccttggccaccaattaaattgatttaggaacgtaaacaaacttgggaaagggagtttagagtagactaaaattgggatagtatatgatcatattaattgatttgcgtataggatagggatatacctataagccatatgtagccagattagagcctgaacttaatgagtctgttttaaattcaattcacatagggatgtagtgttttgattaaaatagatatttttataagacgAGTCGGGagacctttataaataattgaggactctagttagcaattcaacccattgaaataagttaagtaaGAGAGGtaaaatttagatgaagtgtgagagATATTGtgatcctaggcttgtttgatttgatattttctcaagttattattttgatttttcttattggttttaattttagttttaattaattattaaattttgattatttggataagattaaattgttctaattttagtacttagtaaagttttagattaattccctgtgggatcgataccctgcttgctaatatactatctattcgatacgtatacttgcgtagtaggaTTTTAACTGACANNNNNNNNNNNNNNNNNNNNNNNNNNNNNNNNNNNNNNNNNNNNNNNNNNNNNNNNNNNNNNNNNNNNNNNNNNNNNNNNNNNNNNNNNNNNNNNNNNNNNNNNNNNNNNNNNNNNNNNNNNNNNNNNNNNNNNNNNNNNNNNNNNNNNNNNNNNNNNNNNNNNNNNNNNNNNNNNNNNNNNNNNNNNNNNNNNNNNNNNNNNNNNNNNNNNNNNNNNNNNNNNNNNNNNNNNNNNNNNNNNNNNNNNNNNNNNNNNNNNNNNNNNNNNNNNNNNNNNNNNNNNNNNNNNNNNNNNNNNNNNNNNNNNNNNNNNNNNNNNNNNNNNNNNNNNNNNNNNNNNNNNNNNNNNNNNNNNNNNNNNNNNNNNNNNNNNNNNNNNNNNNNNNNNNNNNNNNNNNNNNNNNNNNNNNNNNNNNNNNNNNNNNNNNNNNNNNNNNNNNNNNNNNNNNNNNNNNNNNNNNNNNNNNNNNNNNNNNNNNNNNNNNNNNNNNNNNNNNNNNNNNNNNNNNNNNNNNNNNNNNNNNNNNNNNNNNNNNNNNNNNNNNNNNNNNNNNNNNNNNNNNNNNNNNNNNNNNNNNNNNNNNNNNNNNNNNNNNNNNNNNNNNNNNNNNNNNNNNNNNNNNNNNNNNNNNNNNNNNNNNNNNNNNNNNNNNNNNNNNNNNNNNNNNNNNNNNNNNNNNNNNNNNNNNNNNNNNNNNNNNNNNNNNNNNNNNNNNNNNNNNNNNNNNNNNNNNNNNNNNNNNNNNNNNNNNNNNNNNNNNNNNNNNNNNNNNNNNNNNNNNNNNNNNNNNNNNNNNNNNNNNNNNNNNNNNNNNNNNNNNNNNNNNNNNNNNNNNNNNNNNNNNNNNNNNNNNNNNNNNNNNNNNNNNNNNNNNNNNNNNNNNNNNNNNNNNNNNNNNNNNNNNNNNNNNNNNNNNNNNNNNNNNNNNNNNNNNNNNNNNNNNNNNNNNNNNNNNNNNNNNNNNNNNNNNNNNNNNNNNNNNNNNNNNNNNNNNNNNNNNNNNNNNNNNNNNNNNNNNNNNNNNNNNNNNNNNNNNNNNNNNNNNNNNNNNNNNNNNNNNNNNNNNNNNNNNNNNNNNNNNNNNNNNNNNNNNNNNNNNNNNNNNNNNNNNNNNNNNNNNNNNNNNNNNNNNNNNNNNNNNNNNNNNNNNNNNNNNNNNNNNNNNNNNNNNNNNNNNNNNNNNNNNNNNNNNNNNNNNNNNNNNNNNNNNNNNNNNNNNNNNNNNNNNNNNNNNNNNNNNNNNNNNNNNNNNNNNNNNNNNNNNNNNNNNNNNNNNNNNNNNNNNNNNNNNNNNNNNNNNNNNNNNNNNNNNNNNNNNNNNNNNNNNNNNNNNNNNNNNNNNNNNNNNNNNNNNNNNNNNNNNNNNNNNNNNNNNNNNNNNNNNNNNNNNNNNNNNNNNNNNNNNNNNNNNNNNNNNNNNNNNNNNNNNNNNNNNNNNNNNNNNNNNNNNNNNNNNNNNNNNNNNNNNNNNNNNNNNNNNNNNNNNNNNNNNNNNNNNNNNNNNNNNNNNNNNNNNNNNNNNNNNNNNNNNNNNNNNNNNNNNNNNNNNNNNNNNNNNNNNNNNNNNACGGCAATGAGAGAGTGaatgggagagtttatgttgagtttataaaggaaattataaaataataaaaacttgacacatggcaaCATATAATTGGTTCACatttaaaacttaactaataaggcttttcctttccaccacatataatctcataattatcgaaagtataaaatgataataggtgaaattcatgggcttgacaagtgtaatagtggtgtaaaattttaaaaattctaattacatcCTCGTGGATACGTGAAATGACTGTTTTGCCTTTATGctcggaattaaaatttttcactcctcaaattcaaattatgttccaactagtcaaacttggtcaaaaatctcgtccaacattccaatATTTGCCCTCAAGtgacaaaatgaccattttgcccctacgttatgaaaatttcgattggattccaaattaatccttgaactccaaatcaccattttaagacattctaaggttcaataactctcaaatacatcccaaaatctctatttggactagttcgagactttaattgacttaattgtaccactaagtacaataccgacttttaataatttttcgaggcatccaagtatgccgacatgctatcaagtacatgaatgacatagCAAGtatattgtagagctgggcttgacaaatTACATGGTATGGACCAACTTATTTGTGATGTAATCTCACTTGCATCGTTGCTTGCTATGAAGGAAGAGAATTGAGAAATTGGACTCTGCTACAAAGTCCAAAAACTTCATTCATGAACATAtatgaacaaaagaaaaaagatttacCATAATATACAAATGTGagggtttttttattttttgttaataagattacatgaatatataaaaattacaattcatcattattataaaatatatacggCATAATCATtgcaattaagaaaaataggttttgttttaaaagcataagaagaataattaattttctttaaaatacaaaatgtttaaaatacataaaacaCACTCCAAATTCAGcttattttcttacttgagaTTGACCCCTCTGTAAGCGACTACAATATGCCATCTCACCCTAATGAAATTTGTTTAAGATTAAATTTACCAAACCAACATAAAATTAGACAAAACTCACACATgatgaaatttgaatttaagagTAAAATTTTTAGGACTTCTATTTTTTGCTGTTGCGACATTATATTAAGTTTAGTCGTTGGTTAAAATTTGAGACTCTAATTTAGAAGTTTTAGATTCAAATTATGGAATAAAATAGGTGAGATATATTGAAATGACCAATGAGTGAAGACTACCTCTCTAgtgtttgagaaacagaacaagAAATTACAGATTCAATCGTTGTACTTGAAAGATGCTAAAATTGTGCTTCTTCTCAAGATCCTTTGCAATAGCTTTCAGCCAGAGATTGAATTTCTGTGCATGACTCGCAATTTGGCTTAGAGTCCTTGTCTTCACTAAATtctctgaattttttttccttttgcctTGTCCATATACTTCCAAACCTATTGAAAACACCTTATGCTCTTGCTCAGTACAAAACTTCCCTGACcaagtaaagaaaataaaatcagaTCTTACATTAAATACTTTGCctaattcaatatatatatatatatctatacacacacacacacacaaactaATAAACACATATTACAATTATgttttacaaaattataattggTGATAGAGTTAATAGTCATTATTAAATActgaaataaatatatttactagttaatttttgaatttaacttCATCAAAacgtttttaaaaaaattatttaataatttcaacttaaatgttgacaaaatatttaaataaataattttatttatgcaTTGAGTAGATAAATATGTAAATAAGTTTCATTAATGTTTTCAAGTTTCAATATGTAGAAGTATTCTAAAACTATGATATTTTATgggaatataattactaaaattatcttttttttgaaaagtacatAATTTCATTGTTAAATGTCAAAGATTAATGGccattctaaaatttttagaagtttttatttattatatattttttaatggtccctttcaaaatttatgaaattttttatttactatatatttttaatggttccctcaaaataatattttattttaatattaatataaataaaaaataataaaataacttcaTAAATCTTACTTAACTTTACtctaatttaagtttttttacaCCTCTTTgtccctctttctttttctcttttatccttttatttttactttagtCTTTTCTCTATAACTCACgattaaaatacattttatttCTCAAAAAGACATTTATGAGCTTCTAAGCTTGGATAAGGAATGACGGAGACCACTCACCATCATTGTGTGAAATTAAGAGGAggtgaaattttcttttatcttcctttttctatttatattatttaactactTATATATTTTACCATTGTATAAAATCTTGTATAttgtatttaactatttatattttatatattatagttttatattt from the Theobroma cacao cultivar B97-61/B2 chromosome 8, Criollo_cocoa_genome_V2, whole genome shotgun sequence genome contains:
- the LOC108663036 gene encoding uncharacterized protein LOC108663036, which produces MAKDNNNNGNNAINLDPEANRALRDYAVPLLQACERFKELLRRCPHHEILDWLQVQTFYNGLVESIKTTIHAAAGGALMSKNVVDAYNLLEEMASNNYQWPSKRSGSRKAVGAYEIDAISNLATQVAALSKKFDTLGVHAIQNPFVVCEMCGDGHSSDQCSYNSASVQFMGNFNKQQNNPYSNTYNPGWRNHPNFSWNNNAGPSNSNPNMPPSFQQQSRPPIPEKKSQLANSINSRPQGVLPSDTQVNPKGKEHCNAVTLRSGKEVGGVNEKLIESSKEHLDDDKAIVEKEVKVEKTDNGQAKNQGNSKANYPPPPFPQRLKKQRLDKQFEKFLNVFKKLHINIPFAEALENMPSYVKFLKDILTKKRKLEDFETVALTEECSAIIQNKIPPKLKDPGSFSIPCTISRFKFTKALCDLGTGVSIIPLSIVEKIGLKEIQPTTVSLQLADRIIRYPVGIIEDILVKVGHLYIPMDLIVLEMEEDQEIPLILGRPFLATAGAIIDVREGKITFKVGEEVVEFNIFNANKHPSSTNCCYRVELIDEGKCELNSPPISEQTPIFEFKPPPPPVRVEQSPTEHPPPPSNCPFEIGQQVMLLSRSYFKLFPWKRKERWWGLFKVVKAYPCGIIEIYSEDTGITMVNGMSLRPYSEDEELKKWAL